In Leptotrichia sp. oral taxon 215 str. W9775, the genomic window TATTGAGCTTGTGTCTATGTCAGAATTAGTATTGACGGAAACTTTTATGCGTTATTTCTATCCTTCTTTCTATTTATCCTGAAAATATGTAGCTGCTTTTGGAGTACTTTCTATTTTTTCAATAATATTTTCCGGAAGATATATTTCAATAACAGATTTTTTATCAGAATAATATCTGACAAAGATTTTTATATATTCATTTGAAAAATTAAAAGAGCCATTATCCTTAAAATAGCTTATGGAATCAATGTCTTTTAATTTGGAAGTACGAAGAAGTTCTTCAATTTTAGGATAATATCTTTTTATTTCATTTAGTTTTCTGGTGAGGGTATAAAATAGAACTATCGGCGATTTAACTCTCTTAAATTCGTTTACATAAAGTTTTAGGTTATCTGATGCTAGATTAAGCATCAATGCCCTCTTTAAATTCTTTTCCAAATCTTCAGAAAAGGAATCTTTTACATAATTTAGATTGTCGTGTACGTATTTATATCCTCTTTTTGCCACATAAAGTAGAAACAGACGATAAATTTCTTCAGGATTGGAAACTTTATCCTTAACAAGTTCAAGCATTTTATAAATTGTATTGTCGTATGGGCTGTAAGGCTGTCTTGCTTTATTTATGAGAAAATTAATAGATACGATTTTATTTGTCAGTTTTCCACTTTCCTTAATTTTTTCGTATGCAACAGAAAAATCAGTAAAAGTATTTATGTCCATTACAGCTTTTTTTAAAATATGCTTTTCAAAATCAAAAAACCTTTCATATTTATTGTCAGCATTAAGATAGATTTTTACTGATGAAAGTGGAAGGCAGACTTCGTTTTTATCTTTGGCATTTTTAATAATATTATTGTAAAAGCCAAATGAGAAGGAATCTGTCATAAAAATAAATTTTTCAATCTCAAGTAGGGAAAAAAAGCTCTTTTTTAATGAGAAACAATTTTTAAATTCTTCAGTAAAAAATAATTGACAATAATCAGTATGTAAAATAAAAGATGAAAGTATTCCAAAAGAACCGGAAAATTTATCGTTTGGAGAAAATACATAAAAAGATATATATTTTTCTGACAGAGTTTTAAAAAATGAAGTGAAATTATTAATGGAAGAAAATTCAGGTATGGAAAGAATTTCTTCAAATCTGATTTCAGCTTTTTCCAAAAAAGTGGAATCTGAAACAATTTTAAAAAATAATAATTTTAAAAATATCTTTTCATCTTTTGTTATTTTTTTAGAAAATTCAAGTTTAATATCCTTTTTCTGTAAATTTGTAAATTTGTGGGAAAAATATATGTTCATTTATAAACTCCTAACTAACGAAAAAATTTGATATTTATTTCGTTTAAATTTTATAGATAATTTTAATATTTATCAATTATATAACGAGTAACGAAAAAAGAAATAAATTTTTCGCTTTTTTATAATTATACCTAAAATAAACTATAAAATCAATAAAATAGAAATAATTGTTATAAAAAACTTAAGTAAATAATTAAAAAACATTTTTTTGACAAAATGGAAAAGGTGAGGTATAACGATAGTGAAAACAATAAAAGATAAAATTTTAAGTTGGAGGAAAAAAATGGGAAAAAGATTGCTTAGCTGTTTTACTAGTGATTTTAATAAAATGTCCGGTCAGGATTTGAAAAATGCCATTAAGGCAAGTGAAGGTAGAACAGTGTTGTCAGAAAATGTTGTAGGAAGAAAAAGTGTTGCAGGGGATGTTACAAATAGTGAGTTAGCAAGGGCTTTCGGAGCAGATCTTATATTACTGAATGGATTGGATGTATTTAATCCATATATAGATGCACTTCCTGAATCAGATGAGCCTATAAAACTTGTAAAAAAACTTACAGGAAGACCGGTAGGACTTAATTTGGAACCGGTAGATCTAAATGCCGATATGATGGAGGAAATAGAAATTATTTCTGAAGGAAGAATTTGTTCAGAAGCTACATTGAAAAAGATAGAAGAAATGGGATTTGACTTTGTATGCCTGACAGGGAATCCTGGTACAGGAGTTACAAACCATCAGATTTCTGAAGGTATAAAGCTGGCTAAAAAATATTTTTCCGGAATGATAATAGCAGGTAAAATGCACTCATCAGGAGTTGATGAACCGGTTGCAAATTTCGATGTTGTGAAGGACTTTATTGAAAGTGGTGCAGATGTCATCATGCTTCCGGCTGTGGGGACAGTACCTGGATTTACTCAGAGTGAAATGGAAAAAGCTGTAAAATATATCAAGGAAAATGGAGCTCTTTCAATGTCTGCAATAGGAACAAGCCAGGAAAGTTCTACAAAGGAAACAATAAGACAGATTGCAATAATGAATAAAATCGCAGGAGTGGATATTCAGCATATTGGAGATGCAGGATATGCGGGAGTTGCAAACTTCGAAAACATTTTAGAACTTTCTATAGCAATAAGAGGAGTAAGACATACAATAAGAATGATTGCGGCTTCAAATGACAGATAAAAATAAAAAATATTATATATAAGGAGGATTTTATGAAAAGAATATACTTATTTTGCAGTGCTGGAATGTCTACAAGCTTAGTTGCCAAAAGAATGCAGGAAGTGGCAGATAAGCATAGCCTTCCAGTTGAAGTTAAAGCTTTTCCTGATAATAAGATTGATGTTATTGTTGAGGAATTTCATCCTGATGTAATTTTATTGGGACCGCAGGTAAAATTTAAGCTTGAACAGACAGCTTCAAAATACGAACCACAAGGTATTCCGGTAGCAGTAATTGACCTTGAAGATTATGGAAGAGTTGATGGAGAACGTATTTTAAAGAGAGCTATAAAAATATTGAAGGAAAAGGCAGGGAAATAGCATGTTTGATAAGTTGGAAAAAGTATTAGGCCCTTTGGCATCTAAATTGAGCAGTAATAAAGTTTTGGCGGCAATACGTGATGGATTTTTAGTAGGTACACCGTTAATTATAGCGGCTTCAATATTTCTAGTTATTGGAAATTTTCCTATTGAAGGATATGAAGCATTTGTTGCGAAATTTTTAGGAGAAGGATGGGACGGATATCTTAATGCTGTTATCCGTTCAACATTTGGAGTAATAGCCCTTCTTGGTGTTATTGGTATTGGATATTATTATGCGAAGGCAAAGGGAGTGGAAGGGATTTCCGGGGCAGCTGTATCATTAGTAGCATTCCTTATTATAAGTCCTCAATCTCATGATTTATTCGTAAATGCAGAAGGAAAAGCATTCAGAGGTTTTG contains:
- a CDS encoding PEP phosphonomutase, producing MGKRLLSCFTSDFNKMSGQDLKNAIKASEGRTVLSENVVGRKSVAGDVTNSELARAFGADLILLNGLDVFNPYIDALPESDEPIKLVKKLTGRPVGLNLEPVDLNADMMEEIEIISEGRICSEATLKKIEEMGFDFVCLTGNPGTGVTNHQISEGIKLAKKYFSGMIIAGKMHSSGVDEPVANFDVVKDFIESGADVIMLPAVGTVPGFTQSEMEKAVKYIKENGALSMSAIGTSQESSTKETIRQIAIMNKIAGVDIQHIGDAGYAGVANFENILELSIAIRGVRHTIRMIAASNDR
- a CDS encoding replication initiation protein gives rise to the protein MNIYFSHKFTNLQKKDIKLEFSKKITKDEKIFLKLLFFKIVSDSTFLEKAEIRFEEILSIPEFSSINNFTSFFKTLSEKYISFYVFSPNDKFSGSFGILSSFILHTDYCQLFFTEEFKNCFSLKKSFFSLLEIEKFIFMTDSFSFGFYNNIIKNAKDKNEVCLPLSSVKIYLNADNKYERFFDFEKHILKKAVMDINTFTDFSVAYEKIKESGKLTNKIVSINFLINKARQPYSPYDNTIYKMLELVKDKVSNPEEIYRLFLLYVAKRGYKYVHDNLNYVKDSFSEDLEKNLKRALMLNLASDNLKLYVNEFKRVKSPIVLFYTLTRKLNEIKRYYPKIEELLRTSKLKDIDSISYFKDNGSFNFSNEYIKIFVRYYSDKKSVIEIYLPENIIEKIESTPKAATYFQDK
- a CDS encoding PTS sugar transporter subunit IIB, which encodes MKRIYLFCSAGMSTSLVAKRMQEVADKHSLPVEVKAFPDNKIDVIVEEFHPDVILLGPQVKFKLEQTASKYEPQGIPVAVIDLEDYGRVDGERILKRAIKILKEKAGK